TCTCACAGAAATGTCCTCCACGACCACTGCCTCCAGTGTTTCAGCCCTAAATGAGCTCTCCAGCATACAGTGGCTGCAGGATTCCTACTAAAGATTTTCCCACCTTTCTGGTATCAGATTTATTCTTATACAATATCTGTAACATACAAGATATAATTTATTACTGATGGGGCCACATTCACTTCATTTGCGAGGCTTATTCCCTGTTCAAATTCCTGATTAACTACAAAGGCTTGATTTCTTGGAAAAGGTTGTTCTACAATCACTACATTTCTACCCACTAGGCGCTCACTCTTGTTTAACAATGCCGGGGTTCCTGAGGCAGGCATTTCTATAGGTACAGTCTTTTGCTCTTGCATGTGTTCACTCATGTATAAGGAGGTATGACTCCTTGAAGAAGGTTTCTCCACCTTCAGTGAATGTATGGCTTTCTCTCTTATGTGAGTTTTCTTATGTTTAATGAGGACTGACATGTGGgcaaaggctttgccacattcgcTGCATGAATATGgtctctctccagtgtgagtACGCTGATGCTGAATGAGCTTTGACTTGCTTCTAAAGGCTTTTTCACACTCATGacattcataaggtttctctcctgtatgaattctctgatgtctGGTCAGGTCTGACTTAAAATAGAAGGTTCTCCCACAATCACTGCATTTATAAGGCTTCTCTCCTGTGTGAAGTCTCTGGTGTGCAATGAGGTATGCCTTCTGAGAAAAGGCTTTCCCACACACACTGCAGCCAtagagtttctctccagtatgggATCGCTGATGTCTATTGAGCCGGCACTTCCGGCTGAAGGCTTTTCCGCATTCGCTGCAtctgtagggtttctctcctgtatggGTTCTCTGATGGACCATGAGCTGTGACTTTCTGGAGAAGGCTTTTCCGCATTCACTACATTCATGGGGCTTCTCTCccgtgtgagttctctgatgctCAGTGAGCTGAATCTTCCTCATGAATGTTTTCCCACATTCACCACATCCATGGGGTTTCTCTCCTCTTTCAGTTCTCTGATGTTGAATAAGCTGTGCTTTCCTGGAGAAGGCTCTCCCGCACACACTGCATTCATGTGGTTTCTCTCCTACACAAATTTTTTGATGGTCATTGAGCTCTGATTTAGGGCTGGTGGGTTTAACACATCTATGGTATTTAACTTCAGTAAGAGTTTTGTCACGCTTGATATGGAGGCATGATTTCCCATATCCACCAAATGCATCAGAATCTTTTCCTGTGTATCTTCTATTCTGGATAACAAACCCTAAATGAGATTTCAGACTTTTACAATGTGAGCCAAACTTATTGTGTCTTTATATTAAAGGAACAATGCTCTTAAATAAATCAAACTTATTTCCAAGGGCATAACTTTACTGACATCTTTTGAAATGTTTAAGCTCATTTTGGTTTTCTGGGTACCACTGCATATGGTCAATCCCCCCAAATTTCTTCTAGGAAAAAGAACAATAAGAACATCCATGATAATTTTTTGTGGAGGTAGCAGAAGGTACAAAAATG
The sequence above is a segment of the Macaca nemestrina isolate mMacNem1 chromosome 20, mMacNem.hap1, whole genome shotgun sequence genome. Coding sequences within it:
- the LOC105497082 gene encoding zinc finger protein 577 isoform X1, with amino-acid sequence MEQTQHSSWHLPSFPRTAEVLAVEHFCHLLIILARWQVDGLWSKKYLPLPLTWGSLSFEDVAVDFTREEWQFLDWSQKVLYKEVMLENYSNLVSVGYQGTKPDSLFKLEQGELPWIVEGAAHSQTCPGFVIQNRRYTGKDSDAFGGYGKSCLHIKRDKTLTEVKYHRCVKPTSPKSELNDHQKICVGEKPHECSVCGRAFSRKAQLIQHQRTERGEKPHGCGECGKTFMRKIQLTEHQRTHTGEKPHECSECGKAFSRKSQLMVHQRTHTGEKPYRCSECGKAFSRKCRLNRHQRSHTGEKLYGCSVCGKAFSQKAYLIAHQRLHTGEKPYKCSDCGRTFYFKSDLTRHQRIHTGEKPYECHECEKAFRSKSKLIQHQRTHTGERPYSCSECGKAFAHMSVLIKHKKTHIREKAIHSLKVEKPSSRSHTSLYMSEHMQEQKTVPIEMPASGTPALLNKSERLVGRNVVIVEQPFPRNQAFVVNQEFEQGISLANEVNVAPSVINYILYVTDIV
- the LOC105497082 gene encoding zinc finger protein 577 isoform X2, translating into MKNATIVMSVRREQGSSSGEGSLSFEDVAVDFTREEWQFLDWSQKVLYKEVMLENYSNLVSVGYQGTKPDSLFKLEQGELPWIVEGAAHSQTCPGFVIQNRRYTGKDSDAFGGYGKSCLHIKRDKTLTEVKYHRCVKPTSPKSELNDHQKICVGEKPHECSVCGRAFSRKAQLIQHQRTERGEKPHGCGECGKTFMRKIQLTEHQRTHTGEKPHECSECGKAFSRKSQLMVHQRTHTGEKPYRCSECGKAFSRKCRLNRHQRSHTGEKLYGCSVCGKAFSQKAYLIAHQRLHTGEKPYKCSDCGRTFYFKSDLTRHQRIHTGEKPYECHECEKAFRSKSKLIQHQRTHTGERPYSCSECGKAFAHMSVLIKHKKTHIREKAIHSLKVEKPSSRSHTSLYMSEHMQEQKTVPIEMPASGTPALLNKSERLVGRNVVIVEQPFPRNQAFVVNQEFEQGISLANEVNVAPSVINYILYVTDIV
- the LOC105497082 gene encoding zinc finger protein 577 isoform X3; the protein is MLENYSNLVSVGYQGTKPDSLFKLEQGELPWIVEGAAHSQTCPGFVIQNRRYTGKDSDAFGGYGKSCLHIKRDKTLTEVKYHRCVKPTSPKSELNDHQKICVGEKPHECSVCGRAFSRKAQLIQHQRTERGEKPHGCGECGKTFMRKIQLTEHQRTHTGEKPHECSECGKAFSRKSQLMVHQRTHTGEKPYRCSECGKAFSRKCRLNRHQRSHTGEKLYGCSVCGKAFSQKAYLIAHQRLHTGEKPYKCSDCGRTFYFKSDLTRHQRIHTGEKPYECHECEKAFRSKSKLIQHQRTHTGERPYSCSECGKAFAHMSVLIKHKKTHIREKAIHSLKVEKPSSRSHTSLYMSEHMQEQKTVPIEMPASGTPALLNKSERLVGRNVVIVEQPFPRNQAFVVNQEFEQGISLANEVNVAPSVINYILYVTDIV